In Micromonospora sp. NBC_01813, the following are encoded in one genomic region:
- a CDS encoding ArsR/SmtB family transcription factor: MPVPLYQKKAEFFRMLGHPVRIRVLELLGERPRQVRELLAEIDVEASNLSQQLAVLRRAGIVVSSRDGSAVTYALAGPDVADLMRAARRILTEMLVDQTELLVELRQASTDGASGRR, encoded by the coding sequence ATGCCAGTGCCGCTGTATCAGAAGAAGGCCGAGTTCTTCCGGATGCTCGGCCACCCGGTCCGCATCCGGGTGCTCGAACTGCTCGGTGAGCGCCCCCGTCAGGTCCGCGAACTGCTCGCCGAGATCGACGTCGAGGCGTCGAACCTGTCCCAGCAGTTGGCGGTGCTGCGCCGGGCCGGGATCGTGGTCTCCAGCCGGGACGGCTCTGCGGTCACCTACGCGCTGGCTGGGCCGGACGTCGCCGACCTGATGCGGGCGGCCCGGCGGATCCTCACCGAGATGCTGGTCGACCAGACCGAGTTGCTGGTCGAACTGCGGCAGGCGTCGACCGACGGCGCATCGGGCCGTCGATGA
- a CDS encoding Hsp70 family protein has protein sequence MIDAGFHLGLDYGTTNTVALLRWPDGRVRPLLVDGSPLLPSAVFAADDGSLLVGRDAERAARSEPARFEPNPKRHIDAGTVLLGEHAVPVVDLMAAALRRAYQEATRTAGVPLSSVALTHPAAWGGPRRAVLREAAARAGLPPPVLVAEPAAAASYFVGVLRQQVAVGQSVVVYDLGAGTFDAAVVRRTADGFEVRSVGGLDDVGGVDLDRVVLDLIGAVVAGADPAQWRRLTNPQTVADRRHFAALRDEARAAKEMLSRAAQADVHVPVAERQVHVTREEFERAASPLLERTVEATAATIARCGATRAELAGLILVGGSSRIPLVATLLHRRLGITPIVVEQPETVVAEGAAHLLGAGPRPVTAPGGGLRPAVVGVPPTVAPAGPSRWRRLALLAGGVASVAAIALAGYVVWPDGGRQPDGTGAGPTPTASGDRLSGTGMNAEERAAAFRDASLRDLADGFHRRATDCVPATEPQQAYGELGTVLPAELTETVRCTGAGWVAYFYLAETPAVLDLIEGNRRARNDGSSDFVDGVRVSVYQQWVPTGGGLGIYWEPEVNDGPGFLAADFLHQESDMQVVRAAWVDLLG, from the coding sequence GTGATCGACGCCGGATTCCACCTGGGGCTGGACTACGGCACCACGAACACCGTCGCCCTGCTGCGCTGGCCGGACGGTCGGGTCCGGCCGCTGCTGGTCGATGGCTCACCGCTGCTGCCGTCGGCCGTGTTCGCCGCCGACGACGGCAGCCTGCTGGTGGGGCGCGACGCCGAACGGGCGGCCCGGTCGGAGCCGGCGCGGTTCGAACCGAACCCGAAGCGGCACATCGACGCCGGCACCGTACTGCTCGGTGAGCACGCCGTGCCGGTGGTGGACCTGATGGCCGCGGCGCTGCGGCGGGCGTACCAGGAGGCAACCCGGACCGCCGGCGTGCCGTTGAGCTCGGTGGCGTTGACGCACCCGGCGGCGTGGGGCGGACCCCGACGGGCGGTGCTGCGTGAGGCCGCCGCGCGCGCCGGGCTGCCGCCGCCGGTGCTGGTCGCCGAGCCGGCCGCCGCCGCGTCCTACTTCGTCGGTGTGCTACGGCAGCAGGTGGCGGTCGGCCAGTCGGTCGTCGTCTACGACCTGGGCGCCGGTACGTTCGACGCGGCGGTGGTTCGCCGTACCGCTGACGGTTTCGAGGTCCGGTCGGTCGGCGGGCTCGACGACGTCGGCGGCGTGGACCTGGACCGGGTGGTCCTCGACCTGATCGGCGCGGTGGTCGCCGGAGCCGACCCGGCGCAGTGGCGGCGGCTGACGAACCCGCAGACCGTCGCGGACCGCCGGCACTTCGCCGCGTTGCGCGACGAGGCGCGGGCCGCGAAGGAGATGCTGTCGCGCGCCGCGCAGGCCGACGTGCACGTGCCGGTCGCCGAGCGGCAGGTGCACGTCACCCGGGAGGAGTTCGAACGGGCGGCGTCGCCGCTGCTGGAGCGCACGGTCGAGGCGACCGCCGCGACGATCGCCCGCTGCGGCGCGACCCGGGCCGAACTCGCCGGGCTGATCCTGGTCGGCGGGTCGAGCCGGATTCCGCTGGTCGCCACCCTACTGCACCGTCGGCTCGGGATCACCCCGATCGTCGTCGAGCAGCCGGAGACCGTCGTCGCCGAGGGCGCCGCGCACCTGCTCGGTGCCGGGCCACGCCCGGTCACCGCGCCTGGAGGCGGCCTACGGCCGGCCGTCGTCGGTGTCCCCCCGACGGTCGCGCCGGCTGGCCCGTCCCGGTGGCGACGGCTGGCGTTGCTCGCGGGCGGTGTCGCATCGGTGGCGGCGATCGCCCTCGCCGGCTATGTTGTCTGGCCCGACGGTGGGCGCCAGCCGGACGGGACCGGCGCGGGGCCGACGCCGACCGCCAGCGGTGACCGCCTGTCCGGCACCGGAATGAACGCCGAGGAGCGGGCGGCGGCGTTCCGGGATGCTTCGCTGCGGGACCTGGCCGACGGGTTCCACCGCCGGGCGACCGATTGTGTGCCGGCGACCGAGCCGCAGCAGGCGTACGGCGAACTCGGCACCGTGCTGCCGGCGGAGCTGACCGAGACGGTCCGCTGCACCGGTGCCGGTTGGGTGGCCTACTTCTACCTGGCCGAAACCCCGGCGGTGCTCGACCTGATCGAGGGCAACCGCCGGGCCCGTAACGACGGCAGCTCGGATTTCGTCGACGGGGTACGGGTGTCGGTGTACCAGCAGTGGGTGCCGACAGGCGGAGGTCTCGGCATCTACTGGGAGCCGGAGGTGAACGACGGTCCCGGCTTCCTGGCTGCCGATTTTCTCCACCAGGAGTCCGACATGCAGGTTGTCCGGGCCGCCTGGGTCGATCTGCTGGGTTGA